The following are from one region of the Leptospira terpstrae serovar Hualin str. LT 11-33 = ATCC 700639 genome:
- a CDS encoding TRL-like family protein — protein sequence MKMKLVFISLLSVFLFANCAIGPTHGFIFNSTKFAGTINPENNVKSTKEAKGCQFTLLYIFSAGDAGAGSVANKNGISKIATIDHSSLSILTGLYRNYCTIVSGE from the coding sequence ATGAAAATGAAATTAGTATTTATTTCTCTATTATCTGTATTTCTTTTCGCTAATTGTGCGATTGGACCAACTCACGGGTTTATTTTTAATTCCACAAAATTTGCTGGAACTATCAACCCTGAAAACAATGTAAAGTCAACAAAAGAAGCAAAAGGATGCCAATTTACTCTCCTTTATATCTTTAGTGCTGGAGATGCAGGAGCTGGATCTGTTGCAAACAAAAACGGAATCAGTAAAATTGCAACAATCGACCATTCTTCTCTTTCTATTTTGACCGGTTTATACCGTAACTATTGTACAATTGTATCAGGAGAATAA
- the creC gene encoding two-component system sensor histidine kinase CreC — translation MLSIGFYYLIDKTEESIRPRYMETVEESLNDTAHILSAIVEERLEQNPHSYLKFKDILHTLFSPVFNNTNKRSFNAKIYSLLKTNTDIQVYITDEKGFVIFDSEIYREGLDYSKFNDVYLTLQGKYGARSSKLLDKEGEGALFVASPIRFKNKIIGVLTVIKPKTGVIPFIEEAKRKFWRISLLVATAIAVLFSILAYLIFRPILRLSKYVSSLRKKEKAVFPKIGIRELNELGKEVDLLVEEIEGKKYIESYVQTLTHEIKSPLSSILASVELLQSHPNESGRLTKNIQEEAKRIQNLIEQLLELTSLEGKKSISLEDRVLIYELVEETISNFQSELQWKKISIVIHCEDTNWEIKGNRNYLYLSIKNLIKNSIDFASENNTINIEIHKEPDNSIKFSVIDEGHSIPDYALTRVTEKFYSLPRPTNNRKSSGLGLSIVNQIVDLHGGKLEIQNRNPHGVIVSLWFPKN, via the coding sequence ATCCTAAGTATTGGTTTTTACTATTTAATCGATAAAACAGAAGAGTCTATTCGTCCTCGTTATATGGAAACTGTCGAGGAGTCACTAAATGATACGGCTCATATTTTGTCTGCGATTGTAGAAGAACGATTAGAACAAAACCCTCATTCCTATCTCAAATTCAAAGATATTTTACACACATTATTTTCACCTGTTTTCAATAATACAAATAAACGTTCGTTTAATGCAAAGATATATTCTCTATTAAAAACCAATACCGACATTCAAGTTTATATCACCGATGAAAAAGGGTTTGTGATATTTGATTCAGAAATTTACAGAGAAGGACTCGACTATTCTAAGTTTAACGATGTGTATTTGACTCTACAAGGAAAGTATGGAGCAAGATCGAGTAAACTTTTAGATAAGGAGGGTGAAGGTGCATTGTTTGTCGCATCTCCCATCCGATTCAAAAATAAAATCATTGGAGTTCTCACTGTTATCAAACCAAAAACAGGTGTGATTCCTTTCATTGAAGAGGCTAAAAGAAAGTTTTGGCGCATTTCTCTTCTTGTGGCTACTGCGATTGCCGTTCTTTTTAGTATACTCGCTTATTTGATTTTCCGTCCTATTTTACGTCTTTCAAAGTATGTGAGTTCTCTTCGAAAAAAAGAGAAGGCAGTATTCCCAAAAATTGGAATTCGTGAGTTGAACGAACTAGGTAAGGAAGTGGATTTACTTGTAGAAGAAATTGAAGGAAAAAAATATATAGAATCTTACGTTCAAACTCTGACTCATGAAATCAAAAGTCCACTTTCATCAATTCTCGCATCAGTAGAACTATTACAATCCCATCCAAATGAGTCGGGACGATTGACTAAAAATATTCAGGAAGAAGCTAAACGAATTCAAAATCTCATTGAACAATTGTTAGAACTTACTTCATTGGAGGGAAAAAAATCTATCTCTTTGGAAGATCGAGTATTAATCTATGAGTTAGTAGAGGAAACAATCTCTAATTTTCAATCAGAATTACAATGGAAAAAAATATCTATTGTTATACATTGTGAAGATACAAATTGGGAAATAAAGGGAAACCGCAATTATTTATATTTATCAATAAAAAATCTAATTAAAAATTCGATCGATTTTGCAAGCGAAAACAATACCATAAACATTGAAATTCATAAAGAACCGGACAATTCCATAAAATTTTCAGTGATTGACGAAGGCCATTCCATACCCGATTATGCACTCACTCGAGTTACAGAAAAATTTTATTCCTTACCAAGACCAACTAACAACCGAAAAAGTTCAGGATTAGGTCTTAGTATAGTAAACCAAATTGTTGACTTACATGGTGGTAAATTAGAAATCCAAAACCGAAATCCGCATGGGGTAATTGTTTCGTTATGGTTTCCAAAAAATTAG
- a CDS encoding TRL domain-containing protein, whose protein sequence is MKYILLSIISLALFTNCTTAPMPGILFTSTTQHSTVDSNGNALSSAKVEKSGKSCSFTSVLVYNWFYGAGQSVSDAATKGNIKKIAVIDRDTTVILPGLFTLDCVVVWGE, encoded by the coding sequence ATGAAATACATTTTACTTTCAATTATTAGTTTGGCGTTATTTACAAACTGTACTACGGCACCAATGCCAGGTATCCTTTTTACATCCACTACGCAGCATTCTACTGTAGATTCAAATGGAAATGCATTGTCTTCTGCTAAAGTAGAAAAATCAGGGAAATCTTGCAGTTTTACATCTGTTTTAGTATACAATTGGTTTTACGGTGCAGGTCAGTCAGTTAGCGACGCAGCAACCAAAGGAAACATCAAAAAAATTGCTGTGATTGATAGAGACACTACTGTCATTCTACCTGGTCTCTTCACTCTTGACTGTGTTGTTGTTTGGGGAGAGTAA
- a CDS encoding gamma-glutamyltransferase family protein, producing MANLPKIFFSLFFSIILFQCLGSRRPIVPSYVDPQGNLREAAVGEKYMVSTGNPLATKAAIKVLDSGGNAVDAAVAALLVLNVTNGEAASFPSVAPTLVYDKKTGQVKSYIGAGTAPKKANIEWFKEKGYDVMPKNSILTQLLPASPDVIVRLLQDHGTKSFAELVQPAVSVAEEGFPANRILVKNLDLPLYKRFGFTLIMPYNAEVYLEKKWWYGIREGELTKRLDLAKTWKAMANEEIKAAKTGKTRKQALESVWDYFYKGPISDAIVKLHTDKSGLITKEDLANYAGGWEKPVSGEFRDYQILSNQTWTQGPVVPMVLQLLDGIDLKSMGHNSPEYIHTVSQAIELVVADRERYFGDPKFVDVPLEGLLSKKYAILRRKLIQRDAFGVTPPYGNPWLYDSKKSNPTLIQPNEPKEQSISEIKYGKDTTYLSIVDSVGNAVSLTPSDFPQSPMVPGTGLTLGIRMTQFRLDPTHPSSLAPGKRPRITPNPGMVLKQGKLWMSFGTPGGDVQSQAMIQFFLNVIVFGMDPQKAVEAPRFRSVNWPDSFSPHTYRPGGIELEETLYAAVSDSLKEKGYKVYKKGHLDNDFGSICAVIKDTKSKKLIGVADPREESWAEGK from the coding sequence ATGGCAAATTTACCAAAGATTTTTTTCTCTCTGTTCTTTTCTATTATTCTATTTCAATGTTTGGGAAGCCGTCGGCCAATTGTTCCTTCCTACGTAGATCCACAAGGGAATTTACGCGAAGCAGCAGTGGGAGAAAAGTATATGGTGTCCACAGGGAATCCTTTGGCCACAAAGGCCGCCATAAAAGTTTTGGATAGTGGTGGGAATGCTGTTGATGCAGCAGTCGCAGCACTTCTTGTGTTAAATGTAACCAATGGAGAAGCGGCAAGTTTTCCTTCCGTAGCCCCAACATTAGTTTACGATAAAAAAACCGGACAAGTCAAAAGTTACATAGGTGCTGGAACGGCTCCAAAAAAAGCAAACATCGAGTGGTTTAAAGAAAAAGGTTATGATGTGATGCCGAAAAATTCTATTTTGACTCAGTTGTTACCTGCCTCTCCCGATGTCATTGTACGATTGTTACAGGATCATGGGACCAAATCTTTTGCAGAATTGGTACAACCAGCTGTTAGCGTAGCAGAAGAAGGATTTCCTGCAAATCGAATCCTTGTAAAAAACTTAGACTTACCATTGTATAAACGTTTTGGATTTACATTGATTATGCCATACAACGCTGAAGTATATCTTGAAAAAAAATGGTGGTATGGAATTCGAGAAGGTGAATTAACAAAAAGATTGGATCTTGCAAAAACTTGGAAGGCTATGGCCAATGAAGAAATTAAGGCTGCAAAAACTGGAAAGACCAGAAAACAAGCATTAGAATCTGTTTGGGACTATTTTTATAAAGGTCCTATTTCAGATGCAATCGTAAAACTTCATACAGATAAATCTGGTCTTATTACAAAGGAAGATTTGGCAAATTATGCTGGTGGTTGGGAAAAACCAGTTTCCGGTGAGTTTAGAGATTATCAAATTTTATCAAACCAAACTTGGACGCAAGGTCCCGTAGTTCCAATGGTATTGCAATTGTTAGATGGAATTGATCTTAAATCTATGGGTCATAACTCTCCGGAATATATCCATACTGTTTCCCAGGCGATTGAACTTGTTGTTGCCGATAGAGAAAGGTATTTTGGCGATCCAAAATTTGTAGATGTTCCTTTAGAAGGTTTGCTTTCCAAAAAGTATGCAATTCTCAGACGGAAACTGATTCAAAGAGATGCCTTCGGAGTTACTCCTCCCTATGGAAATCCTTGGTTGTATGATTCAAAAAAATCAAACCCCACTCTAATACAACCTAACGAACCAAAGGAACAATCTATAAGTGAAATTAAATATGGAAAGGACACTACTTATTTGAGTATAGTGGATTCTGTAGGTAATGCAGTTTCTCTCACGCCGAGTGATTTTCCTCAATCTCCTATGGTTCCAGGTACAGGACTAACATTGGGAATTCGTATGACACAGTTTCGTTTGGATCCTACCCATCCTTCTTCCCTTGCCCCAGGAAAACGACCACGGATCACACCCAATCCAGGAATGGTTTTGAAACAAGGAAAGTTATGGATGAGTTTTGGAACTCCTGGTGGTGATGTCCAAAGCCAAGCAATGATTCAATTTTTTTTAAATGTCATAGTCTTTGGAATGGATCCACAAAAAGCAGTAGAAGCGCCTAGGTTTCGTTCGGTGAACTGGCCAGATAGTTTTTCTCCACATACTTATAGACCAGGTGGAATTGAATTGGAAGAAACTCTCTATGCTGCAGTTTCTGATTCATTAAAAGAAAAAGGTTACAAAGTATATAAAAAAGGACATTTAGATAATGATTTCGGTTCTATTTGTGCAGTAATAAAGGATACAAAATCCAAAAAATTGATTGGAGTTGCCGATCCTAGAGAAGAGTCCTGGGCCGAAGGAAAATAA
- the creD gene encoding cell envelope integrity protein CreD: MSKLQTSVNLRLAILGGMVLLFIIPLLMIGSLIEERSFARNEAVIEVGEKWGTNQTLVGPILVIPYNLRIPKSGSTKEKDKWDYITDYAYFLPEELDSVVDMKTELRKRSIYEIPLYTSKVKVTGKFSSIQTSDFPMDTTYIYWDDARLIVSVSDLKGLGGEMKLNWSGKDKKFLPGTRSSYLQSGLNAPVLISEAGSSIPFEIQMEVKGSESLSVIPIGKKSKLMMSSDWKDPSFNGNLLPKDRSIHENGFSAVWETSYFARSYPQVIHSMDESIFGSILNSGYGVSLVIPVDHYLKMERSVKYGLLFIVTSFALFFLMEVFGGVLLHPIQYILIGSAMVLFYVLNLSFSEHFGFLPAYILSSLAVTGLIGYYSISVLNHKRKGLITASYYLVLYSFLYVILASEEQALLLGSLALFSVLAAVMHFTRKVDWYQFGMKKEG, translated from the coding sequence ATGAGTAAACTACAAACATCTGTCAACCTTCGTTTAGCCATTCTAGGGGGAATGGTTCTATTATTTATCATACCGCTGCTTATGATTGGTTCCTTAATCGAAGAAAGAAGTTTCGCAAGAAACGAAGCCGTAATTGAAGTGGGAGAAAAATGGGGGACAAACCAAACATTAGTTGGACCCATTTTGGTGATTCCTTATAACCTAAGAATTCCCAAATCAGGTTCCACTAAGGAAAAAGACAAATGGGATTATATTACCGATTATGCCTATTTTTTACCTGAAGAGTTGGATTCTGTAGTGGATATGAAAACGGAACTTCGTAAAAGAAGCATTTATGAAATTCCATTATACACAAGTAAGGTGAAGGTAACTGGAAAATTTTCATCAATACAAACTTCTGATTTTCCAATGGATACAACCTATATCTACTGGGATGATGCAAGGTTGATTGTTTCTGTTTCCGATTTGAAGGGACTCGGAGGAGAGATGAAACTGAATTGGTCCGGGAAAGATAAAAAGTTTTTACCAGGCACCAGGTCATCTTATTTACAATCAGGTCTAAACGCCCCAGTCCTTATTTCAGAAGCGGGTAGCTCAATTCCATTTGAAATCCAAATGGAAGTCAAAGGCTCAGAATCATTGTCTGTGATTCCTATTGGGAAAAAATCCAAACTAATGATGAGTTCTGATTGGAAGGATCCATCCTTTAATGGAAATCTTTTACCAAAGGACCGTTCTATTCATGAGAATGGATTTTCTGCAGTTTGGGAGACTTCGTATTTTGCAAGATCCTATCCACAAGTCATTCATTCTATGGATGAATCAATTTTCGGTTCGATTTTGAATTCAGGGTATGGAGTCAGTTTGGTGATTCCAGTAGATCATTATTTGAAGATGGAGAGGTCTGTGAAGTATGGACTCCTCTTTATCGTGACAAGCTTTGCTTTGTTTTTTCTTATGGAAGTATTTGGTGGAGTTTTGTTACATCCTATCCAATATATCTTAATTGGTTCGGCTATGGTATTGTTTTATGTATTGAACCTATCGTTTTCAGAACACTTTGGATTTTTGCCTGCCTATATTTTATCAAGTTTGGCAGTGACTGGACTTATCGGATACTATTCCATTAGTGTATTGAATCATAAAAGAAAAGGACTCATCACTGCTTCTTACTATTTAGTTTTGTATTCCTTTCTTTATGTGATTTTGGCATCGGAAGAACAAGCCTTACTCCTTGGGTCTTTGGCACTCTTTTCGGTTCTTGCGGCCGTGATGCATTTCACTCGCAAAGTGGATTGGTATCAATTCGGAATGAAAAAGGAAGGTTAG
- the lsa14 gene encoding adhesin Lsa14, producing MKKSIFFAISLTIILFTQNCTGGSYLAYIAPNANTNPTREYATQGVFLKGGLLFHKTNVPGPIGSNAEATTEGRGCNHAVLHLFSFGDSSIESAKKSANITKVAFVEYDQMGIIAGFVYHRVCTIVKGS from the coding sequence GTGAAAAAGAGCATTTTTTTTGCGATCTCACTCACGATCATACTATTCACTCAAAACTGTACAGGTGGTTCCTATCTGGCATACATTGCACCAAATGCAAACACAAACCCTACTAGGGAATATGCGACACAAGGTGTTTTCTTAAAAGGTGGATTATTATTCCACAAGACAAACGTACCTGGACCTATTGGATCCAATGCAGAAGCAACTACTGAAGGTAGAGGATGTAACCATGCAGTATTGCATTTGTTTTCTTTTGGAGATTCTTCTATCGAATCAGCTAAAAAATCTGCAAATATTACAAAAGTTGCCTTCGTAGAATATGACCAAATGGGCATTATTGCCGGTTTCGTTTATCATCGAGTATGCACAATTGTTAAAGGATCGTAA
- a CDS encoding response regulator, whose translation MTKILLIEDEPGIQETIQITLESEGFFVSLASTGKQGIQLVSNDISLIVLDIGLPDQNGFEVLKEIRKSFQTPVIFLTARNTEIDKVLGLEIGADDYIVKPFSPRELLARIKAILRRTAQPHPMNDHKFRISLDKKLVYLNGKTLNLSPYEYKTMELFFKWPGRIFTREEIMDSVWTEPEDSFDRAVDTVIKNIRARFKEIENDFDPIETRRGQGYGLKEKI comes from the coding sequence ATGACCAAAATACTTCTGATAGAAGATGAACCAGGAATTCAGGAAACCATCCAAATTACATTGGAGTCGGAAGGATTTTTTGTTTCTCTGGCTTCCACCGGAAAACAGGGGATTCAATTGGTTTCTAACGATATATCACTCATAGTGCTTGATATTGGATTGCCTGACCAAAATGGTTTTGAAGTTTTGAAGGAAATTCGAAAATCATTCCAAACGCCTGTTATCTTCTTAACGGCACGAAATACAGAGATCGATAAAGTATTGGGATTGGAGATTGGTGCAGATGATTATATTGTAAAACCATTTAGTCCGAGAGAATTATTAGCAAGGATCAAAGCAATACTAAGAAGAACAGCACAACCGCATCCAATGAATGATCATAAATTCAGAATTTCTTTGGATAAAAAGTTGGTCTATTTGAATGGAAAAACTTTGAATCTTTCTCCTTACGAATATAAAACCATGGAATTGTTTTTTAAATGGCCAGGTAGAATTTTTACTAGAGAAGAAATTATGGACAGTGTGTGGACAGAACCAGAAGATAGTTTCGACCGCGCAGTGGATACAGTCATCAAAAACATCCGTGCCAGGTTCAAAGAAATTGAAAATGACTTCGACCCGATTGAAACAAGAAGGGGACAAGGTTATGGATTAAAGGAAAAGATATGA